One segment of Cottoperca gobio chromosome 24, fCotGob3.1, whole genome shotgun sequence DNA contains the following:
- the arf6a gene encoding ADP-ribosylation factor 6a, translating to MGKVLSKIFGNKEMRILMLGLDAAGKTTILYKLKLGQSVTTIPTVGFNVETVTYKNVKFNVWDVGGQDKIRPLWRHYYTGTQGLIFVVDCADRDRIDEAKQELHRIINDREMRDAIILIFANKQDLPDAMKPHEIQEKLGLTRIRDRNWYVQPSCATTGDGLYEGLTWLTSNYKS from the coding sequence ATGGGGAAAGTGCTGTCAAAGATCTTTGGCAACAAGGAGATGAGAATATTGATGCTTGGACTTGATGCTGCTGGTAAAACTACCATCCTGTACAAGCTGAAGCTGGGACAGTCGGTCACCACCATTCCCACCGTTGGCTTCAACGTGGAGACTGTCACCTATAAGAATGTGAAGTTCAACGTGTGGGATGTGGGGGGACAGGACAAGATCAGGCCACTCTGGAGACATTACTACACAGGCACCCAGGGCCTCATTTTCGTGGTGGACTGCGCAGACAGGGACAGGATCGACGAGGCGAAGCAGGAGCTCCACCGAATCATCAACGATCGGGAGATGAGGGACGCCATCATCCTGATCTTCGCCAACAAACAGGACCTCCCAGACGCCATGAAACCCCACGAGATCCAGGAGAAGCTAGGCCTGACCCGGATCAGAGATAGGAATTGGTACGTTCAGCCCTCGTGTGCAACAACAGGGGATGGACTATACGAGGGCCTGACCTGGCTTACCTCAAATTACAAATCTTAA